Part of the Thermodesulfobacteriota bacterium genome is shown below.
TGACGGCATCAAAGAACTCATCTATGGACTTTTTCAGCCCGGCGGTCTCCTGTAATGCACGCAGGTAGTCACGCCTTTCCATCTGTTCCCGGACCTTCTCATTTATTTGACCATAGCCGGTATAGAGGCGGCTCTCCGCCGGATGGACAAAAAGGCCGGGATCAATGTCTGTTTCTTCATTGTCACGTGAGATGTTCACTGCCCGCTTGCAGGAGGTCGAAAGGTCCTGGAATTCAGGCCGCGATTTGAATTGCTGCAGGGCCTCTATCCTGCCCTGGGTCTCCCGGAGACGGTCAAAGTGGAGAGATGTGACGGCCTCTATGACGTCTGCATCCGCCTGGGCGCTTAAAAGATGCTGATAACGCGTTCGGAAAAAGGAAAGGACATCTTCCCCGGTTTTATCTATATCCCCGGTAATCTTCCCGGCCAGGAGGGTCGTGCTGCGGGCTATCAATTCCTTCAGAGAGACATCGAACGAACGGCCCAGGATAATGTGCAATATAGCCAGGGCCTGCCGGCGCAGGGCATAGGGATCGGCCGTGCCCGAGGGCGTCAGCCCGATGCCGAAGCAGCCGGCTATGGTGTCCATTTTGTCTGCGATACTGAGGATGCAGCCTATCTGCCCGGCCGGAAGGGCATCACCGGCAAAGGCGGGCCGGTAATGTTCGAGGATGGCCTCAGCCACCTCCTTTTTCTCGCCGGAGAGGAGGGCGTATTCACGGCCCATTATCCCCTGCAGGGTGGGGAATTCGCCCACCATGGCCGTGAGCAGGTCGGCCTTGCAGAGGTAGGCTGCCCTTTCCACCTCAGCCAATCTGTCCGGGCAAATCTTTTCGGCCAGAAAGATCGCCAGTTCCTTGATGCGCATGACCTTTTCATAGGAAGTGCCGAGCTTGGAGTGGAAAATAACCCCTTTTAATCTCTCAGTCCGGGCGGCCAGGGACTCTTTCCGGTCTTCGGCGAAGAAGAAGCCGGCGTCCTGGAGCCTGGCCCTCAAGACCCTTTCATGGCCCCTGGTAATCATAGCCGGGTTGGCGACAGGGGTATTGTTGACCGCAATAAAATAGGGGAGAAGTTCCCCCTCGGCATTGACCACCGCAAAATATTTCTGATGTTCCCGCATGGCGGCTATGAGCACGGGCCTGGGGAGAGAGAGATATTCCGCGGCAAAGGAGCCGCAGACCGCGGCCGGATACTCCACCAGGTTAGTGACGGTGTTTAAAAGGCCTTCGTCCGGCAAAACCTGGCCCCCGGCTGCGGCCGCCGCCTGAGTTATCCCATTTATAATCATCGACTTGCGTTCCTCAGGATCGACGATTACGCCGGACCGGGAGAGTTTGTCTTTATAGTCGGCAAAATCCGTGACCTCTACGGGGTCAGGCGCTGTGAAGCGATGGCCATAGGTGGACCTGTTGCTTTTGATCGAACCAAAATTGAAAGGGATAACCGCTCCACCATAGACAGCCAGTATCCAGTGGATAGGCCGCGCGAAACTTATCGTCTCCGAACCCCAGCGCATGGACTTGGGAAATGAAATGGTGCGGCAGATTTCCGGCAAAAGGGCCTTCAGGAGAACAGCCGTCTCCTCCCCCTTTTCGTCTTTCTTTATGAGCAGATATTCCCCCTTGGGGGTCTGGATCGTGGTGAGGGCGGAGACATCCACCCCTTGAGACCGGGCAAAACCTATGGCGGCCGGGGTAGGGTTGCCGTTAGCGTCAAAGGCCACCCGCCTGGGCGGGCCGGTAATCTCCCTGGACTGGTCGGGCTGACGGTCGGCCAGGTCGGATACAACCAGGGCCAGGCGCCGCGGAGTCCCCAGAGCGTTTACGTCCCCGAAGGAGATGTTTTTTTCACTTAATAGACGGGCGGCTATATCCTTCATCTGGGCCAGGGCATCAGGAATAAAGCCGGCCGGGAGTTCTTCTGTCCCGATTTCCAGGAGCAATTCGTGAACCATACTATGACTCCAATTTAATCAATGTTCATCCGGAAACTATCGTTTCCGGCTTCACGCTTTCAGCGATCAGCGATTAGCTGTCAGCAAAAATCTATGAAAACAAAACATTAAGCTGAAAGCTGATAGCTGACTGCTGATCGCTTCGTCCGGAACCCTAAGGTTTCCGGACGAAAACCAGTTATGTCGGACCGGCATATTTTTCAGCCACGGCCCTGGTCAGATTCCTCACACGGGCGATGAAATGCGTCCTCTCTGTGACGCTGATGGCCTTGCGGGCCTCAAGAAGGTTGAAGGTATGCGAACACTTCAAACAATATTCATAGGCAGGCAAGACCAAATCCTTATCAACCAGGCGAAGGGCCTCTGCCTCATAGGTGTCGAATAGTTTCAGGAGCATCCGGATATCGGCTTCCTCAAAATTATATCTGGAAAATTCATATTCAGTGCGGCGGTGGATATAGCCGTACTTGACCCCGTTCCTCCAGGCGATATCATAGACATTGTCTATGCCCTGGAGATACATGGCCAGCCTCTCCAGCCCATAGGTAATTTCTACAGAAACGGGCTGGAGGTCTATACCCCCTACCTGCTGGAAGTAAGTAAATTGAGTAACCTCCATGCCGTCCAGCCACACCTCCCAGCCCAGGCCCCAGGCCCCCAGGGTCGGCGATTCCCAGTCGTCCTCTACAAAACGGATGTCGTGCTCCTTAGGATTCAGCCCCAGGGCCTCTAAACTCTTCAGATAGATGTCCTGAATCTCCAACGGGGAGGGCTTGATGACTACCTGAAACTGATAGTAATGCTGGAGGCGGTTGGGATTCTCGCCATAGCGGCCGTCCGCCGGACGCCTGGACGGCTCGACATAGGCCACCTTCCAGGGATCCGGCCCCAGGACCCGGAGAAATGTGGCGGGATGAAAGGTCCCCGCCCCAACCTCAATATCTATAGGCTGCTGGATCACACAGCCCTGGTCTGACCAGAACTGCTGCAACGAAAAAATCAAGGTCTGAAAGTCCATCAGTTAGCTCCCTACGCTCAAAAAAGCGCTTTTTTATTACCACCATCCACAAACAAAGTCAATTAAAGCCGCCTGTGGCTGTTTTATCGGAAAGATATTCTTGCGGCATATTTATATTGAAATCCGGCTGTAATTTCTATACAAATTGATAATCTTGTAAAAAGTCAGAACTCCCCTCCCCCGGTGGGACTGTGTCATAATTATTATTTGTCATCGCGACACAGCCTCTCAAGGGAGAGGGGTTCGAAAAAGCCTATAGCAGATGAGTCTGCCTGTTTTCAGGCAGCACCCGTCAAGTTATATGCAAGGTATGGAAGAGTAAAATGGCAAAGACAACAAAAACTACATCTAAGCCCGCGGCCAAGAAGGCTACCGCCCAAAAAGCGACAGCCAAGGCCGAGAAGAAATAACAGCCCTGTTTTTGAATGAAAATCGCTTTTACCTCCGATATCCACGCCGACGTTTCTCCTGAAAACGAAAGGGTTCCGGAGATTCAGGTGCCGATTCTACTCAGGGAATCTCCGGATATTTTTATTGTCTGCGGAGACGTCTCTGCCGATCAGCGGCATTTCGAAGGGACTTTAAAAAAATATGGCCGGCTAACGTGCCCGAAGTTGGTCGTGGCTGGTAACCACGACCTCTGGGTGGAGAACGAAGAGGGAAACAGCATAGAAAAATATCGTTACACTCTGCCTAAGCTGGCAAAAGAGAATGGGTTTATTTACTTAGGGTTTGAGCCCTATGTAACAGGGAATGTGGGGTTCGTAGGGACGTGCGGTTGGTACGACTATTCCTTCCGAAACGAAGGTCTAAACGGAGAAATTCTTGAAAACGCCTATAAGACGAAAAAATTCGGGGGTAGGCGCTGGATGGATGCCGTCTATTGCAACTGGAGTTCCATGGAAGACGCCGAGGTGGCCGGCATAATGAACGAATCCCTGAAAAGACAGATCGCCAAAGTAGAGGATGCCGTTGATCACATCGTGGTCGTGCTCCACCACGTGCCTTTTCGGGAGCTACTTACATACAAGAATGATCCTTCGTGGGATTTCCTTAACGCCTTCACCGGGAACACCAAAACGGCAGAGATTATAAGGGCTTCTTCCAAGGTCAGAGTTGTCCTCTACGGACATACCCATGAAAGAAAAGAGCAGGCCGTGGGCGGTATTTTGGCTATGACGCACAGCGTGGGCTACGAGTGGGAGTGGGCTGAGAGGGGGATGGATCCGAAGGATAGTGTGGGCTTTTTCCATGTTTGAACGGGGCTGTAAGATGATTCCAGTCGTCCGTCCAATACCATGATCGTGTCCGCAAGTCCCGCCAGTCCGCTCCTGCCCTCGTTAACGCCGGTATTGACCGTGCATTTCTTCTGTCCAGAAGTATGCTCTCCCCGGCTACCTGTTGTCTTGTCAACCCGGATGTGAAAAAAACAGTGGAAAAGGCATTTACAACTATCCGCGCGTTATCCCGGCGGCTTCGTTCGACTTGATTTTATCCGGAATTCCACTACGCTTCACTCCGGATACAAGCTTTATTATAGTTATAGATTGTCTTTCTGCGTATGGCAGGTAAAGCATCCGGTAGTATTAGATCCCCCGCCTGCAATCATAGTTGTGTAGTCCCACCTTAGCATGTCAGGGTAGTTCGTGGCATGGGCGGCGTGGCAGGAAAGACACGTGACAACATCTGTTCCCGGCGTAACAGTACTACTTGGAGAGTCAGGGACTATTGTCCTGCCAACCGGGGCCTCTACACTGTAACTTGTATAGTCTTTGTATTCTTTATTAACATCGCTAGGCAAAACTATATCACTGGGGTGCCTCTTAAATGGTGAGGAAGTGCCTCCTATCTCAGTCGGGTCATGAAATCGCCCGTGGCATGTAGCACAAAATCCGCTTATGGTGTTGTTAGGAGGTTTTGCAGCACCACTAGGACCTAAATGACAGCTATTGGCACAACTCACAATCATAGGGGTGGTTGCCCCGAAGTACTCGTTATGATGATCAGCATTATAATTCTGCCATTTATATGTCCCGTTATTCTCAAGACCCTTCACGCCCAATAGGAACCGATAGCTATTTGCCACCGTATCTGCCGTATCGCACTTTCCATCTACATTTTGATGGTGAGCGCCCTTTATCCCCGCTATCCCTGGGAATGAACCACTGCGCGTACCATGGCAACCAATGTATCCGGTACACGTGAGATTTGTATCTGTGATTATCATATTATGGCCACTCTCAGGTAAAAGACCCGGGGGAGCATTCAAAGTTGCATCCGCATCACCAATGTCCTTTACATTGTGTCCCTTGGCATCCGATGCGCCGCTGCCTTTGGCTCCGAGGATATAGGCAAAATTCCCGCCTGCCAGGTCTAAGCCATCCGTATGGTAGACCTGAGGTATCTCGCTCCCGCCTATAGTTGCAATCTTTTGCGCTCCACCATAACCATGGCAGCCCAGACACGTACCCCTAGTAAGTGCCGGAAGGGGGCCGGTGCCTTTCCAAGGCTTGCCATCAGCACCATACGTAGCCATAGCTGAACCATCTTGGCTGTTGTGCATGGTATGGCAGTTAACACAAGGACCGGTAATTGCGGCAAGAGAGGTCATCGGGATGGACAGTATCAAGAAAAGAACCAGCGTAGCTGACAGCGCGGTTATCTGCTGTAGGCATATTCTTAGACTAGACCGTTGTACTACATTCGTTACCATTTCCCATGCTTCCGTACATTTCCACCCCGAAGCAGGGCTAAATTTTCATACCCGACCTTATTAATGGCAAAAATTTTTCTTTTGTTCTCGTAGCACATATAAGTTTCATTGTCTAGTAAAATTGGGCAAAATACACTAGCCAGAGACCAAATTTCCGCACTCTGGCTTATTGTTTTTATCGGCATTTTTGGGCTAAATCTTTAATTTATGAGCCGAAGCCATTCCTTTCTATTCTATCCTGTCTGGCTAGACAAAAGCAAAACCCGTGCCGTAACCTACGGGATAATTTTAAAAAAGAAAAATATCCGTTATATCCGACTGTTATGATTTTACGGGGTATAGTGGAGGAGCATCAAGACAATAAAAAAAGAGAACCAAAATACCCACTCAGTGGAAAATCGTTTCCATTTATAGAGAAATGTTCTCCCTACCTCTTTTTGAGAGGGAGTAAGAGAGTAACGTTGTTCCCTACGTTGCTTTTCTTTTGATTTGAAAAAGGTGCAAAAGGAGTAAATCTCGCCGATATGGTGCAAGCGGTTGGATAGAAGACGGAGTGAGGGGTTATGCACAACGTCCCTATCCTATATATTCTTATGATTATCGAATAAAGTATGACCTGCGCCGCGAAAAATCCTTCCAAGAATCAACCCTGGCATGGTAAGTTATAAATTGAGTTGTGTGAAGCCACACCCATGCTTCATTCAGCGCACAAATAACAACACA
Proteins encoded:
- a CDS encoding glycine--tRNA ligase subunit alpha; translated protein: MDFQTLIFSLQQFWSDQGCVIQQPIDIEVGAGTFHPATFLRVLGPDPWKVAYVEPSRRPADGRYGENPNRLQHYYQFQVVIKPSPLEIQDIYLKSLEALGLNPKEHDIRFVEDDWESPTLGAWGLGWEVWLDGMEVTQFTYFQQVGGIDLQPVSVEITYGLERLAMYLQGIDNVYDIAWRNGVKYGYIHRRTEYEFSRYNFEEADIRMLLKLFDTYEAEALRLVDKDLVLPAYEYCLKCSHTFNLLEARKAISVTERTHFIARVRNLTRAVAEKYAGPT
- a CDS encoding metallophosphoesterase, with product MKIAFTSDIHADVSPENERVPEIQVPILLRESPDIFIVCGDVSADQRHFEGTLKKYGRLTCPKLVVAGNHDLWVENEEGNSIEKYRYTLPKLAKENGFIYLGFEPYVTGNVGFVGTCGWYDYSFRNEGLNGEILENAYKTKKFGGRRWMDAVYCNWSSMEDAEVAGIMNESLKRQIAKVEDAVDHIVVVLHHVPFRELLTYKNDPSWDFLNAFTGNTKTAEIIRASSKVRVVLYGHTHERKEQAVGGILAMTHSVGYEWEWAERGMDPKDSVGFFHV
- a CDS encoding cytochrome c3 family protein codes for the protein MVTNVVQRSSLRICLQQITALSATLVLFLILSIPMTSLAAITGPCVNCHTMHNSQDGSAMATYGADGKPWKGTGPLPALTRGTCLGCHGYGGAQKIATIGGSEIPQVYHTDGLDLAGGNFAYILGAKGSGASDAKGHNVKDIGDADATLNAPPGLLPESGHNMIITDTNLTCTGYIGCHGTRSGSFPGIAGIKGAHHQNVDGKCDTADTVANSYRFLLGVKGLENNGTYKWQNYNADHHNEYFGATTPMIVSCANSCHLGPSGAAKPPNNTISGFCATCHGRFHDPTEIGGTSSPFKRHPSDIVLPSDVNKEYKDYTSYSVEAPVGRTIVPDSPSSTVTPGTDVVTCLSCHAAHATNYPDMLRWDYTTMIAGGGSNTTGCFTCHTQKDNL
- the glyS gene encoding glycine--tRNA ligase subunit beta yields the protein MVHELLLEIGTEELPAGFIPDALAQMKDIAARLLSEKNISFGDVNALGTPRRLALVVSDLADRQPDQSREITGPPRRVAFDANGNPTPAAIGFARSQGVDVSALTTIQTPKGEYLLIKKDEKGEETAVLLKALLPEICRTISFPKSMRWGSETISFARPIHWILAVYGGAVIPFNFGSIKSNRSTYGHRFTAPDPVEVTDFADYKDKLSRSGVIVDPEERKSMIINGITQAAAAAGGQVLPDEGLLNTVTNLVEYPAAVCGSFAAEYLSLPRPVLIAAMREHQKYFAVVNAEGELLPYFIAVNNTPVANPAMITRGHERVLRARLQDAGFFFAEDRKESLAARTERLKGVIFHSKLGTSYEKVMRIKELAIFLAEKICPDRLAEVERAAYLCKADLLTAMVGEFPTLQGIMGREYALLSGEKKEVAEAILEHYRPAFAGDALPAGQIGCILSIADKMDTIAGCFGIGLTPSGTADPYALRRQALAILHIILGRSFDVSLKELIARSTTLLAGKITGDIDKTGEDVLSFFRTRYQHLLSAQADADVIEAVTSLHFDRLRETQGRIEALQQFKSRPEFQDLSTSCKRAVNISRDNEETDIDPGLFVHPAESRLYTGYGQINEKVREQMERRDYLRALQETAGLKKSIDEFFDAVMVMDKDERLRRNRLNLLTLITNLFKNIADFGKLQSAS